The genomic DNA CGTCGCTGTCGTCGACCACGACGGAGGGCACGACGATGGATCGTCAGGGGCGACTGCAAGCGCGGCCGATCGAGCCTCCTCCAGTTGAACCGCTCGCGCTTCGAATCGGTGACGCAGCCCGGGCGCTCGGGATCAGTGAGCGGAAGCTCCACGACCTGACCAAGCGCCACGCGGTGCCGCATGTACGTCTCGACGGTGTGATTCTCTATCCGCTCCCCGCGCTCCGCTCCTGGTTGGCCTCGTCGGCCACGAGTGCAGTAATCGCCTCCGTGACCGCCGACGCGGCGGAAGGCGGTGACGCTTGAACGACACCGCCCGGTTCCTCGCGGCGCTCTTCGACCACGACGACATCGTGGAGGTTCGTATCCTCCCGGAGCGGCACTCGATCTGGTCGACGCCGGCCGACTTCGAAGGGATCGAGTCGGATCTAAAACGGCGAAACGATGCAGGCCAGAACATCTACATCGGCGCCAACCCGCGACGGGCGAAAGGAGGCACCACCGCGGAGGATGTCGCCCTCGCCCGGGCGGTGTGTGCCGACTTCGACAACGGCACGACGCCAGCAGAGGCACTCGCGCGAGTAGCGGCCGCTGGTCTGCCGCTGCCGACGGTCGTGGTAATGACGGGCGGCGGTGCTCACTGCTGGTGGCGACTGACCGAACCGATCCACGACTTGACGCGCTGGACCGCCATTCAAAAGGCGATCATCCAGGCGACGGGTTCCGACAAGGCAATTCACGATCCACCGCGGATCATGCGGCTCCCCGGGTTCCGCAACTGCAAAACGAAGTATCCCGACAAGCCGATGGCGGTGATCGTCGACTGCGTGGCGGAGCGGGTCCATCCCGTCACCGCGTTCGACGCGCTGCTGTCGTCGGTGCCGGCGGTGCCGCGAGTCACGACATCGGCAGCAGTCGCGCCGGGGTCGATGTCGGAGCACTCGCGGCGGTTCCTGGAGAACGGGACCGTTGACGCCGACGGGCGGGTAGTGACTGCGTTCAAGGTGGCGTGTGATCTCGCTGGCCGCGGCTGGTCAGAGGCGGGGGCCGCCGACGCGATCGTGGCCCGGCTGCAATCGCTCGGGATCGAGGGTGACGAACTC from Planctomycetota bacterium includes the following:
- a CDS encoding helix-turn-helix domain-containing protein — translated: MASLSSTTTEGTTMDRQGRLQARPIEPPPVEPLALRIGDAARALGISERKLHDLTKRHAVPHVRLDGVILYPLPALRSWLASSATSAVIASVTADAAEGGDA